The genomic segment tacaccccaaattattaagtatcttggacttggacttgggtttatttactaaaggcaaatccactttgcattacaagtacacttggaagtgcagttgctggagatccgagggggacatgcaaggaaaataaaaaaacagcatctttgcgtctacatgattggatgataaaatcaccagtgcttcccctcagattttcagtgagtacacttgtattgcagagtggatttgcctttactaaactccaaaatacctaataatttggggtgtacataaCAAAGTGCtggagtgcaatttgcctaatggggacactagctagactgacctgtgtgtccccaaggaaagacattggtagggttttacactcacttcctgtttggttatgtgacaggaagtgaagacaattttaagaaaagggacacaaagcccaacctaaaaaaaacacaagcaggggttctaacactcacttgtttTCCCTCAAATGCcaacaattagaataggattgtcttgagctagattttagctcattgctctaaatcagtggttctcaaccctgtcctccagtacccccaacaggccatgtttgcaggttttcctttatcttgcacaggtgctttaaatcacagtcaatggcttggtattttggacagctattttagataagataaattcccaaaacatgtcctgttggggtacttgaggactgaggctgagaaccactgcactaaaatggaaaattgaatacttacctctctgtaattttcctttcctggtgactatccatggcagcatacacacaatacatgcatatgctaccacgaaggcaccaggaaaggaacttagacaaatcacacatttttggtatttgccatgccaatcagcctagttaagctgcagctgggaaatctgttgcatgaaaagtaacaaaaaacacataaaacataaaaatttgctacaagttttattggtcaacaaaacaggacttggaaaagagcaaggaaagcaaaaaaacacttgtatgttaatttgagatacTAACAAATggtttttgaggtctgaccattttgcattgtaaattaacaggagttaaaagaacTGCGCACccaaatggatatctattaaggatttaaacattagtcacaacatcttgagaaaaattttgcaaaataatgcagcacagacaattaaatcaaagtgaacaacctaaaaacgacacacattgacaacatcaaaaatatttcaggggaaaatatcccccacacaataaaccaaagtaaaaaaaaaaacttgctcgaaaacacatctgttttgcaaagacataacaaacaaaatacaccTGTTACAAACTCAACACACACACCCCTCTTTTCAGAGCAAgctaaagaatgctatctgcaggctggggttgtggggggctgcagacaggggccTTTACGGAatatggaaagcccctttaaactagtggatacaaggtgctttgtggttggtattgggctgagcccaacatgccccaaatgcAGCCAGCTATGCTGAGTGCATgtgaccttgtatggttcaggagggggtttggCGATCACTCTTCTCgcacctttcctagctggccctgttgtatgccctgaaaaaaaatgtggtttgaattggtgaaggcagctcacagccttttgagaatggagtggagtgtggagttcccttttaaaagcaaaagttagcccatggaaatcaaagggattagagggggggagacaagagcattggcgaatgtagtgtggagttcccctttaaaagcaaacgctagcccaaggaaatcatatgaattagaggggagagacaagagcattggagaatggagtgtggcgttcccctttaaaagcaaaagatagccAATTAGAGGggagagacaagagcattgtagaatgtagtgtggagttcctctttaaaagctaaagctagcccaaggaaatcatatgcattagcgggggaaggttaaatgcccttttaggaggagctagaggagtgagagtTTTTTACATAATtataacaaggtgcatgtcacattttggcaacgtaacacgctaacatgacctgtgtgaagatatcattaaaaaaagacataaaggtgaaccagcgtaaacaaaaaattgtcaagtttagaggtgcgcccgttcaacccacgcaattgcatttgcgttgcttgacatttaACAAGATTTTGTCTGCTCAGTGAACAAATGCAAATGATCTCGTGCAGTTCTAATTGTACTtccaggcacagcaggcttgctcagaaaaagttactttctcattctattttgggcatatttgttacttgggcagttgttactaaacttcctcacatcaccccataatattggcacctccatattctgttaatattgaattgaagatgctgtgcgccatgtccatagtggcgctcaGATTTCATTCTCCCGTGCGacgagatcactatagtaaatggggattaGCACTCTGCTACcggcgcctctactgatggcgcaaacATTTCATAAAACAGCCCATGTGTGCCTTGACAATCCCTAGAAACTTTTCACTAAAGCTACTTAACAATTTCTAGTTGCATGAATAAAATATGCCCTTATCCCTTTAAGGTTATTCACAAACATACTTACATACAACACTTACCACTCAAATGTTTGGGTGTGTGGAAGGGAGTTCCCTATCTTACTCATGTCTCTATGGCCCTACCTGCCTAGGCTTCTTAATATCCCCACAAGCTCCAACCTTCGTGGTTCCTACATGAGCTCCAATGCTTCTCTCATCGCTACCACAGCGCATTGTCCGAGAAGAGAGGGCAAATGGGTGTGACAATATGCACTAATACAGATTATCGCATGGTCCTCAAATGGCCGCATGCAACCCCACAAAAATACTAAGTACTTAAAACACAGCTAAAATTATGGACAATATGCGTTTAAGCAGATTGCTGTGCATTTCTTCTGAGCAACCAGAGAGGACATATGCACTGAAGCAGCTGCCATTTGGATCTCTTTAAACTCTTAACCCACTTTGAGTTTGCTATAGGAGGGCAACCAAAAATGGTGGCCTCTACCTACCCAATACTTCTGACACCTTCTGAAAGGATACTCCAACCTGActtaatagtagggatgagccgaacaccccccaggtcggttcgcagcagaacatgcgaacaggcaacaatgtgttcgaacacgtgaacaccgttaaagtctatgggacacgaacatgaaaaatcaaaagtgctccttttaagggttaatatgcaagttattgtcataaaaggtgtttttggacctgggtcctgccccaggggacatgtatcaatgcaaaaaaaagttttaaaaaggtcaatttttttcgggagcagtgattttaataaggcttaaagtgaaacaataaaagtgaaatatttctttaaattttgtacctgggggatgtctatagtatgcctgtaaagtggcacgtgtttcccgtgtttagaacagtccctgcacaaaatgacatttctaaaggaaaaaaagtcatttaaaagtactcgcggctataatgaattgtcgggtctctgcaatacagataaaagtcattgaaaaaaacagcatgggatcccctccagtccattaccaggccctttgggtctggtatgaatattaagaggaaccccgaaccaaaatttaaaaaaaaaattgcgtgggggtccccccaaattccatactaggcccttcaggtctggcatggatattaaccctgtgccaattttttttttaaatgtcgtaggggtccccctcaaaatccataccaggccccttaaTCTCCAAAAGAGGCACTTTCCTgctcatcagtttagagataaGTGTGATCTCTGGTGGTAGAATTATTCCAATCACTCCGACATGCGTGGTgataacctcacatgtgtggggcaaTCACGGTTTACATACACGTATACAATTCCACAGTATGTGTGCATTTACAGGTTTACAGATGGCGCTCAGTTAGATGCTTCCTTGGCGGTATCATCCAGGAATGGCGGCTCAGAAACGGGAAACACTCAGAGCTGAGGACTGCCTCTTTCATTCAGTGCAGATTGGTGGATGTACAGTCACCAATCTCCTCCCTCTTGGCCTCCTGAAGCCACTGGTTGTGGTATCGGGATACCAGGACAAatgggagagcccaggaaccacACTGGGGGTCATGGTGGGGGGGATCGGGGCATTTCCAGTGTAAATGGGATCAGACAGCTATACAGCTACCCCAATCACTCTGGATGTGCAGCTGGGAGCAAGCTGAAGAAAACAAGCACTGCTACTGCtgccatcagcttgtgattaacCCTTAACTATGTAcctccaaagagctgaactggttaaataaCGTCTGGGGAATGTCCTAATCCTAGGGGGGGttctaatcctgcctgtgaagggacatctctgtaatgtacagaaagtgctgcagctgtgctgacatttacaaaagaaatttttttttaccaaaatagcaCACAAAACCCCTGAAGTTCTTCTATGTATTTGGGGGGCCTTTGGAGGTCTgtgtgttgttttaaaaaaaataagccgACAATGAAATGtccacagactgtggaaacttcacactgaacatcatgcaacttgaattctgtgcctctccactgatcctccagactctgggaccatgatttccaaatgaaatgcaaaattttccacagtctgtgatgatttggggagatgttatctgctggtgttggtccactgtgttttatcaagtccaaagtcaaagTCAGCGCAACCCTCTAccgggaaattctagagcacttcatgcttccctctgctgaccagctgtatggagatgctgatttcattttgcagcaggacttggcacctgcccacactgccaaaactaccaatacctggtcacatgatcatggtatcactgtgcttgattggccagcaaactcgcctgacctaaaccccatagagaatctgtggggtattgtgaagagtaagatgagacaccagacccaacaatgcggaTGAGCTataggctgctatcaaagcaacctgggcttacaTAAAACCTCAGCAGTACTGATCGCCTCCATGCTACACTGCATTTCAGCCTTTCTcacccagggttcctccaaagattTATAGGGGTTCCTTTTGAAATGAATaatttctgtctctcagtaacaactgacatcaatgatctgTAAGGGGGCAATCTTCTCACTGATGATGATGTAAGAAtgttcttctcccactgaccacagagATAAGGGCATCCTTCTCctgttgatcaccaatgtaagaaaccactacactgaccactgatataagggggcatgtctcccattggtcaccaatgtgaAGGACCACTACAATGACCACTGATATGAGATCCTTCTTCAACTGGTCACCAATGAAaaaggacactacactgaccactagaaATAAGCTCCGGGTTTGGACTGAACCCAGATTCAGATTTTAACTTGTTTGGGGGTTTGGTAAacaactgaataaaataaaataggggTTCGACTCGGTAAACTTCTGACTCTAAATTCCTGGTTATGGAAATGTATGATATTGCTAGTCCGGTATCAGAACATCGGCAAACACGAAGATTAGATATTTTACAGGCATGACCAGTGCTGGAAATTGCCAAAAACCAAATTACGATGTTCAGGGAAACCTTCCCAAACCTACCTACAATGGTGGAATCATTTGTCACAGAGACCAGCAGTACCCTTCTGGAACATTCTGGTGAAGACTAAGTGCACTCTCAGACATCCTCACAGGCGAGCTTTCTAAACTGGATGGTTTCCAAATATGCCCACTATGTTTATTGGGCTCCTCTATCCCACCTATGGGCCTGGCATGGTGGGTGCCACTGGGTAGAAGAGAGAGAGTCCAGAGAATATCCGCTCACTGATCCCCGTAGCTAGAATGACCCCAGAAGTGATATGTATTAGGTCATTTCTGGGTTTATTGTTATCATTCCTGACCACCGTGGTTGGTGATGCTGtgaattattattacacaggatttaaatagcaccaacagttttcacagcacttttaagtcctggaggtgagtattggaggaggtaacaagggagctagagagcaggaggcgttgggaggagcggagaggactatTTGGGTAAtaactgcagatgaggttggtgatgtagctgggggtcatACCGTGAATGGCTTTGCATGTTGTGGTTAGTGTAACGGAATTGATTCCCACTCTGCTTGAATGCTTCCATCATATACCtcttcctccagtctgaagatagatattatagccacatattgcaaccaagaactaggcaggactcgtttggctgcaaagctggaacacatttatttgaacaaactaacaCAAAATATATACACCATAGGAAGACATCCCCCTCCtgatattaccctaacaatacaaactgcacacaggaatataattagaacaacagacatatactataaacattatgttAATTAGCCACCTGTATGACTCAGGGgtttcattccaggtcagacttgccgacttctacaatactgaatacagggtactggacaatacacattattacaagtataacaCAATCCACATTGGTTTGCTTAGCAGACAGACAAAAGGTGAGGTAATTAGaacaaataacaatgggtgaaagactcttagaaggcacactagacctacttgcaataaacacattatagcaggcaaccttagacaggtggcttgctgatgacatcaacatctgctatgagtcccatagTGTGGAGCAGTCATTGCtggaaatgtggcatctaggcccTGAACAGGGACCCCCATCTTAGAGTTCCTGAGTCTGCGTGTCTTGGGAAGAAATGAACTTAAATCTAAAGTAACAAGATCACTCCATGGATCCTCCAGGCATACACCTTCCAAAGAGTAGTGctcccttaaatgccagggcccatagtcagtgggtaagaggcttgctcccagtcctctccaaaagcccctatcTAGGTCTATcacagttagtattttgaattttatttggtgGGGTAGGCAAGGCCGGCGCTACCACTAAGTGAAGTAGGAAGCCGCCTAGGGCGAACTACCACCTAGGGCGCAACCACGGCCTCTGTCCTGTATGAGCTCAGCTCTCCTCTCCTGATCGCTCACCCCATTCAGTGTCGAGAACACATCCATTGTGTGCCACCACCAATCCCCCATGTGTCCCGCTGAGCGCCCCACTGTGCTGTCACATCTCCTCACAGCACCACTCTCAGACTCCTTTGCTCCAGCCTGTCCCTCTGGTGTggcactgtgtgtctgtgtgtgcagcGGAGGAGTGGGGCTCGGCGGAGATGGGAGCATTGAGAGGTGCAGCGTCTGTTAGCTGACCTCCAGCCCGGCGGGGACAGCATGGAGCGGGTGGATGGTGCTTGCCTGGCCCCGGCGGGGACATCATGGAGCGGGTGAATGGCGCTGGCCTGGCCCCGGCGGGGACATCAtggattttatattttatcaaaaactgAGTAAGATATTGAAATTGTCCTCTAAAAAATGCACTTAATGTATTTCTTACTGAAATTTACACTTGATAAACAACTgagctaatatcatgtgacatgaaCTACCACCCTTTTATTTCTCCAggggctttcagaaaatatatgtttggggttctaaacTAAACTTCAggacaaaaatatacattttaacatgtgtgcaaaaaaaaaaaaaagagctctgcCAGTAAAAGGGTTAATGTGAGCTAGATAGAATCACTCTGCTGTGTTCAGTGTAATATAACATCTCCATCAGTAAATTTAGTGCAAAAcaccattatggccactagattgagCCAATGATCATATGAAAAAAATATGACCAAATCTTGTCACATTTGTTCAACTATTTTTTTCTAAATAGACCAATaagtgtttgtgaaagcttacaccaccaaaagtactcagccaatgaaaggtaatgactccatttttatttttctgctatCAATGGcaaacacagtacaacacttcatccatgtctttggtaatCTCTGACCTCCTTATGAACTGTTTagtacatgatgaagatcagccatggagtatatatgaggtgtatatcagggtgtgcttcttccccacagagctgtgatgtccagcaacattcatatagaagacatttcctgcactcaaggaactaatacacctcgagggttgtgtgggatccctgatgtacagcaagacaggacttcagtgaggaacaattctttcactcaggacaggaaagttgcttctcccccatgtgcaatctctgatgcttgtaaagactggacttccgtgtaaaacatttcccacactcaggacaggaatatggcttctcccccgtgtgagatctctgatgtctggaaagattgggCTTCATcgaaaaacatttcctgcaaacaggacaggaatatggcttctcccctgtgtgagacctctgatgtctgtaaagattggtcttcactgaaaaacatttcccgcactcaggacaggaatacggcttctcccctgtgtgagatctttgatgcaTGGAAAGAGcggacttcattgaaaaacatttcccacaaccaggacaggaatatggcttctcccctgtgtgagatctctgatgtttgcagAAATtgaacttctgtgaaaaacatttcccacactcagagcaggaatatggtttctccccAGTGTGCAACATCTTATGTTTTTCAAGATTGGATTGAACTGAAAAACATTtatcgcactcagaacaggaatacggcttctccccagtgtgagatctctgatgttcaTATAGATTTGAggtccgtgaaaaacatttcccacactcagaacagcaatacggcttctcccccgtgtgggacctctgatgtTTGAAAAGTtcagatttttgtacaaaacatttcccgcactcagaacaggaatacggcttctcccctgtgtgcaatttttgatgtgtgtaaagatgtgaGGTCCGTGAAAaagattttccacactcaggacaggaatacggtttttCTCCCGTATGACATATGTTATGCTCATTAAgttttgatttaaaaagaaaacactttccacactcaggacaggaatagggcttctcccccgtgtgagatcttttatgcacattaagttgGGATTTAAAATGGTaacctttcccgcactcagtacaggaaaacctcttatctgtcggaaggatggcaccgtccctcacagtctgaggttcctcaggataagaggaatacgatggtccatctacactgtgtggtgccggatggatatttgaggtagtcgggttttctcctggactatactgtgtgatgtcctcatcttctactttacagtctggagacaaagtgagacaatcctctgaggttttcctcatctcccgtccatctactaaaataggaataaatagattattactagacatgagcagattggttcccctaaaccaggactctgcCCACATAagacagctttgtctctgaggatcttacaattccaccctcaaagtaactagtaaatgggtcctctgatctcctaccagttcatttctttattcatggaccttagtcagagagtgaggaaacaacgagaactgtctttttttGGAGTGATAGTGATAGTGATGAGGTATTGATGAGATAGTGATAgtgacgagtgtccccaccccctctatcactcattacctacttcccaacacaagaagtacttTCTTATTTACTCATTTATAACAGTGGggcagagagtgaggatgggggagagcaaccaagatgaagactggactgatcctgaggACCACCATCATTGgcttattgactcctccctcattatcactttctgtttaaggttccaaagtttgaggatgtgaTCACACTATTATCatcatgtaaaagtctgtgctccaatcagatcatcagatataaaatgtccagctggtagaaaatgggtgtaacaaaagagaatacatattatgtttaaatatagcagtgggtagaggggagagagcagaagtatattgtataagatacagcagataggactatatagtatcagaatgatgtaatgtacaacatagagtatatagtgtaatggtcaggacccataatattggtattcagtaatcagtggaagcttaaatgttcacatgagacaagttgcagaggtcacACACTGCTGCCTCCCATATCCtgagactgaatacattgtttcctaTGTGTTTATCATATgatggggatctaggtggacccttcGTACTGCTTTCTcatttacaataaagtctcctcttacccggtgatgtgaggggtggctgaatctcgatcatgatgtccttgtagagatccttgtgtccttctaaatactcccactcttccatggagaaatagacagtgacatcctgacaccttataggaacctgacacacacaatgatacagtcaccatccagacacatcccttgtctgttactggataatgtcccagaattcccagcaccgctcacctctcctgtcagcagctccatcatcttgttggtgacttctagaatcttctgcatgttgtgtcttgTAGGGctcagggatgggggtggggggatggtGATGGGATTCTGGATTCTCAAGGATCTTGTGGACATATTATGAGATCTCCTTCTGGTGTAATTTTGAGTAGATTTCTTCATTATTACTGTACAGTTCTGTGTTATACAAAGATAAATATCACTCTCCCATAATACCCAAGCCGCCATCTTGTGCTATAACCAAATATCATAGAGTACATACACTTTATGTATTCATAGTACTTGtgtgcagggccactgataagggggtATCACTGGGCCTGCTGTACGTAGCCCTGGCCCTGTCAGTTCCAGAGGGGGGCCCAGAAAGCTAacatgtccatctgcagctgctAAGCTACATTCTGTTTGCTTGCTGTCATTCTATCACAGAGCGGCTCAGTGCTCTTAATGTAAGCTGCACTCCCACTCTGCTCTCACTGTAACTCGTTCATGTTTCCTTCTGATTATAACTTTGTTTCTATTCACTTCCTCCCTCCGGATTCTTCCCATTCTCACTCTGCTTCTCAGatatgccccccacccccccttccctacaATAAAGCTCCAATCCTTCTCCCTGATATCTCTGATTGTGTGCTGGTGTCTCCATGCAGTCCTTCACTCCTATACTCCTCGTTCTGTCCCATCTACCCTGTCACTTGTCTGTCCAGCCTATATATCTTCCCTGTTGTCGCTCTCCCAGCCAGCTGTATTGCCTTTATCTTCTCCCAGCACAGCTTAGTATACTAAATgtagctttgcccaatcagggcacagaatgcactgtggagTGGTCAGGGTTTTAGTCGGGGTGAAATGTTCGGCTACAGTTAGGATGCCGACACTGGGAACCCAAAGACTAGAGAAGAACTAGCCctggtgaggacagtgctggatccctggacaggtaagtgtccttttatcaaaagtcaacagctacaggatATGTTGTTACtgaatttcaatagttttttttttctagagagaTTCCT from the Aquarana catesbeiana isolate 2022-GZ unplaced genomic scaffold, ASM4218655v1 unanchor236, whole genome shotgun sequence genome contains:
- the LOC141121969 gene encoding uncharacterized protein isoform X1; this encodes MTPPMRMEEDWSHLIEKILNFTLEIIYLLTRERFPLVKSGDHMTITVPPCDSLKPERHNMQKILEVTKKMKDLLTGEVPIRCQDVNVYFSMEEWEYLEGHKDLYKDVLMDNQQNLSFVKMVRKEFHWNETILNLTLEILSLLTRENCTVIMKKSTQNYTRRRSHNMSTRSLRIQNPITIPPPPSLSPTRHNMQKILEVTNKMMELLTGEVPIRCQDVTVYFSMEEWEYLEGHKDLYKDIMIEIQPPLTSPVDGREMRKTSEDCLTLSPDCKVEDEDITQYSPGENPTTSNIHPAPHSVDGPSYSSYPEEPQTVRDGAILPTDKRFSCTECGKGYHFKSQLNVHKRSHTGEKPYSCPECGKCFLFKSKLNEHNICHTGEKPYSCPECGKSFSRTSHLYTHQKLHTGEKPYSCSECGKCFVQKSELFKHQRSHTGEKPYCCSECGKCFSRTSNLYEHQRSHTGEKPYSCSECDKCFSVQSNLEKHKMLHTGEKPYSCSECGKCFSQKFNFCKHQRSHTGEKPYSCPGCGKCFSMKSALSMHQRSHTGEKPYSCPECGKCFSVKTNLYRHQRSHTGEKPYSCPVCRKCFSMKPNLSRHQRSHTGEKPYSCPECGKCFTRKSSLYKHQRLHMGEKQLSCPE
- the LOC141121969 gene encoding uncharacterized protein isoform X2; translated protein: MTPPMRMEEDWSHLIEKILNFTLEIIYLLTRERFPLVKSGDHMTITVPPCDSLKPERHNMQKILEVTKKMKDLLTGEVPIRCQDVTVYFSMEEWEYLEGHKDLYKDIMIEIQPPLTSPVDGREMRKTSEDCLTLSPDCKVEDEDITQYSPGENPTTSNIHPAPHSVDGPSYSSYPEEPQTVRDGAILPTDKRFSCTECGKGYHFKSQLNVHKRSHTGEKPYSCPECGKCFLFKSKLNEHNICHTGEKPYSCPECGKSFSRTSHLYTHQKLHTGEKPYSCSECGKCFVQKSELFKHQRSHTGEKPYCCSECGKCFSRTSNLYEHQRSHTGEKPYSCSECDKCFSVQSNLEKHKMLHTGEKPYSCSECGKCFSQKFNFCKHQRSHTGEKPYSCPGCGKCFSMKSALSMHQRSHTGEKPYSCPECGKCFSVKTNLYRHQRSHTGEKPYSCPVCRKCFSMKPNLSRHQRSHTGEKPYSCPECGKCFTRKSSLYKHQRLHMGEKQLSCPE